A window from Vicugna pacos unplaced genomic scaffold, VicPac4 scaffold_203, whole genome shotgun sequence encodes these proteins:
- the LOC140695408 gene encoding uncharacterized protein, with amino-acid sequence MSTGPGWERWRVLSEAHPASFRVTSHPRPQTQGGLEPHTAERLQTCRCPVTGPLCTLWRPPPRSSSFCPAGSALVPPHPHPGPALLQEHPRQAAQPHALRSAHLVGAALPLSSPHHRLSNRLLSRPPPPVLQSASSGHGILPSRVDRACTILGLHTTGPAHSWTCALLDLRTPGPAGTWACTLPGPFRIVSAHFWACTLLDLRTPGPARTLACTLLYLLTLVTAYSWACTTLGLLSPGPAPVRPALSWSCTLLGLTYRTPAQSWICTLLDLLPPVPSPFWDCTLVRLHTPVPDTPGPARSSACTLLLSAHSWASPILRLHSPGSAHFWACSLLCHHTSGTAHLCACTLLCLTHLGPYAPGPVHSWASPGLGLNTNGPAHSWDCTLLGQHTPLSAHSWACTTQSLHTPGLNTPVPVHSCACSLPCLHIPGPVQSWVCTLFGLHTPGNVPSWACTLLCLHTPRPAHSWACTSQSLHTPGPLHSWASTLEYLLYPVFAHP; translated from the exons atgagcactgggcctgggtgggagagatggcgggtgctgtccgaagcgcacccggcctccttccgagtcacatcacacccacgtccccagacccagggaggcctggagccccacacagcagagcgcctccaaacctgcagatgcccagtgaccggtccactgtgcaccctctggcgccctcctccccgctcctcctccttctgccccgctggctcagccctggtcccaccacatcctcacccagggccagcactgctgcaggaacaccctcggcaggccgcccagcctcacgccctcaggtccgcacacctggttggtgcagctctgcccctttccagccctcaccaccgactctccaaccgcctgctctcccgccctccgcccccagtcctacagagcgcctcctctggtcacggcatcctgccctccagggtcgacagggcctgcacaatcctgggcctgcacacaactgggcctgcacactcctggacctgcgcactcctggacctacgcacacctgggcctgcaggaacctgggcctgtacactcccgggcccgtTCCGTATtgtatctgcacacttctgggcctgcacgctcctggacctgcgcacacctgggcctgcacgaactttggcctgtacactcctgtatctgctcactcttgtgactgcatactcctgggcctgtacaaccctgggccttctctctcctgggcctgccccagttcggccggcactctcctggagctgcacactcctgggcctgacctatcgtacgcctgcacagtcctggatctgcacacttctggacctgctccctcctgtgccatcacccttctgggactgcacacttgtgcgcctgcacacccctgtgcctgacacacctgggcctgcacgctcctcggcctgcacactcctcttgtctgcacactcctgggcctcacctatcctacgcctgcacagtcctggatctgcacacttctgggcctgctccctcctgtgccatcacacttctgggactgcacacttgtgcgcctgcacactcctgtgcctgacacacctgggcccgtacgctcctgggcctgtacactcctgggccagccctggcctgggcctgaatactaatgggcctgcacactcctgggactgtaccctcctgggccagcacactcctctgtctgcacactcctgggcctgcacaacccagagcctgcacacacctgggctgaacactcctgtgccagtacactcgtgtgcctgctccctcccgtgtctgcacattcctgggcctgtacagtcctgggtctgcacactctttggc ctgcacactcctggaaatgtaccatcctgggcctgcacactcctctgtctgcacactcctaggcctgcacactcctgggcctgcacatcccagagcctgcacacacctgggcctctacactcctgggccagtacactcgagtaccTGCTCTACCCCGTGTTTGCACacccctga